A stretch of Intestinibacillus sp. Marseille-P6563 DNA encodes these proteins:
- a CDS encoding zonular occludens toxin domain-containing protein: MIFLYSGTPGSGKSYHALCDIVDKLRRRTRNGVIANFPVVTENIRRLRGRFDYWDNSEVSVDRLVQYAVENHVVGMEGQTLLVLDECGGLFNSRDWQSGQERMRWVHFFSQHRKLGYNIILIAQFDRMLDRQIRCCVEYEYSHLKINNAFGLLPLTAFLCVQRWYGQRLRLGSQIIPYRRSRAKLYDSYAMFAAPGTQPITAAAGRGDPPSGGGS, encoded by the coding sequence ATGATTTTTCTATATTCGGGTACACCCGGCAGCGGGAAAAGTTATCATGCCCTTTGCGATATTGTGGACAAGCTGCGGCGCAGGACGCGCAATGGAGTGATAGCAAATTTCCCGGTAGTCACTGAAAATATTCGGCGGCTTCGTGGCCGCTTCGATTACTGGGATAATTCAGAGGTCAGCGTTGACCGGCTGGTGCAATATGCGGTCGAGAACCATGTAGTGGGCATGGAAGGGCAGACGCTCTTGGTGTTGGATGAGTGCGGTGGCCTTTTTAACTCACGTGATTGGCAATCTGGGCAGGAGCGTATGCGCTGGGTGCACTTTTTCAGCCAGCATCGCAAGCTGGGCTATAACATCATTCTCATTGCACAGTTTGACCGGATGCTAGACCGGCAAATCCGCTGCTGTGTCGAGTATGAGTATTCCCACCTGAAAATCAATAATGCGTTTGGCCTGTTACCGCTTACGGCCTTTCTCTGTGTGCAGCGGTGGTACGGGCAGCGGCTGCGGCTCGGCTCTCAGATCATCCCGTACCGCCGCAGCAGGGCGAAGCTTTATGACAGCTATGCCATGTTCGCGGCACCGGGCACGCAGCCCATCACGGCCGCAGCCGGTCGGGGGGACCCGCCGTCAGGCGGGGGGTCCTGA